The following is a genomic window from Hymenobacter chitinivorans DSM 11115.
GCTTCGGCCGTGGCCCGCTGAATAGGGTCGTTCCAGGCGTGGAAGGCTTCGCTGAACGCGCCCCAGTGCACGGGCAGCATCACCCGGGCCCGCACGTCGAGGCCGGCCTGCACGCTCTGCTCGGGCGTCATATGAATCTGGCTCCACTGCGCATCGTACTGCCCGCACTCGAGCAAGGCCAGGTCGAAGGGGCCATGCTGCCGGCCGATGGCCTGGAAGTGCGGGCCGTAGCCTCCGTCGCCACTGTAAAACACGCGTTTCGTGGCCGACTTCAGCACCCAGGAAGTCCAGGAAGTGGAGTTGCGGTTGGTGAGGCCCCGGCCCGAAAAGTGCCGCGCCGGTGTACTGACAATGGTCAGGCCCGGCAGCTGCACTGAGTCGTTCCAGTCCAGCTCCCGGATTTTGTCGGGTGCCACGCCCCAGGCCCGCAGGTGGGCCCCCACGCCCAGGGGCACGTAGAAGCGCCGGGTTTTGTCCTTGAGCCGCCGGATGCTCTGGTAGTCGAGGTGGTCGTAGTGGTCGTGGGAAATGAGCACGGCCTCGATGGCCGGCAGCTGCTCGGCGGTAATAGCCAGACTGGCGTTGTAACGCTTGGGCGTGACCCAGCTCACGGGCCCCATTTTCACGCTCAGCATGGGGTCCAGCAAGATATTGTAGCCCGCAATTTCCACCAGGCTGGCCGAGTGCCCAAACCAGGTGGCGCGCAGCAGCTCGGGCGTTTTGCGGGTGATGCTGAGCGAGTCGAGCGGCCGGGTGGGCAGGGGCGCGGGCGGCAGGCTGTTGGGCACCTTGCCGAAAAGAAACTTCCAGAGCATGCCCGCCATGCTGCCGCCGGTGCTGACGCTGGTCGGAATCAGGTTGCGGAACTCGCCGTCCTGGTAGCGGCCGGTTTTGGCGTAGGCGGCCCGCTCGGCCTTGGTGGGCTTGCCGCCCATTTCGGGGCTCAGATTGGCAAAAGCTACGCCGGCCACCAGCAAAATAGCCAGCAAGCTGGCGACGAGGCGGCCGAGGACGCGCGAAAATCTGGACATCAGGGAAGAATTGAAAACCGGGAAGAGCGTGGTTACTGCCGGTGCTGACGAAATGATACGGCAAATACTGTAATCCGGCAGGGAAGGGGCCGCCGGGGCTGCAACCTTCGGGAGCTGGTCGGTGTTTTACCCCATATGATTCGCCGCCTTCTTCCCCTCGCCCTGCTCGCGCCCCTGGCCCTGGGCTTTACCGCCGAAAGCCCCACCGCCGCGGCCGACGCCAACCTGAGCAAGATCAAACTGCCCGCGGGCTTTACCATCAGCTACTTTGCCCAGGGCGTGAAAAGCGCCCGGGAGCTGGCTGTGGGCCCCGACGGCACCGTGTACGTGGGCACCAAGGACGACAAAGTCTACGCCCTGCCCGACCGTAACAAGGACGGCCGCGCCGATGAAGTCGTGACCGTGGCCACCGGCCTGAACGCGCCCAACGGCGTGGCCGTGCGCAACGGCGCGCTCTACGTGGGCGAAATCAACCGGGTGGTGCGCTACGACAACATTGCCAAGACGCTCAAGCAGAAGCCCAAGCCCGTGGTAGTCTACAACCAGCTGCCCAACAAGGACTGGCACGGCTACAAGTACATTGCCTTTGGGCCCGACGGCAAGCTCTACGTGCCGGTGGGCGCGCCCTGCAACTCCTGCGAGCAGGAAGAAGCCATTTACGGCACCATCAACCGCATGAACCCCGACGGCACCGGCTTCGAAACCATAGCCAAGGGCGTGCGCAACACCGTGGGCTTCGACTGGAGCCCCGTGGATAAAGCCCTGTGGTTTACCGATAACGGCCGCGACCAGCTCGGCGACAACCTGCCCGCCGATGAGCTCAACCGCGCGGCCGCGCCCGGTCTGCACTTCGGCTTCCCCTACTTCTTCGCCGGCGACGTGCCCGACCCCGAGTTCAGCCAGGGCCGCTCGGCCGCTACCTACACCAAGCCCGCCCGCAAGCTCGGGCCCCACGTGGCCGCCCTGGGCATGAAATTCTACACCGGCAAGCAATTCCCGGCCCAGTACCGCAACCAGATTTTCATCCCCGAGCACGGCTCCTGGAACCGCAGCACCAAAATCGGCTACCGCATCAGCCTCGTCAAGCTCGACGCCACCGGCAAGCAGGCCACCAGCTACGAAACCTTCGCCGAAGGCTGGCTACAGGGCAAAACCAGCTGGGGCCGCCCCGTGTGCCTGCTCCAGCTGCCCGACGGCTCCCTGCTGCTCTCCGACGACCAGAACGACGCCGTCTACCGCATCAGCTACAAAGGCTAGTGGTTAATGTGTTTTGAATGTGCTGAGGTGCTAATGGGGAAAATGTGGTTGAATGCATTACTCGTGTCCTTGCGAAGAGGAATGACGAAGCCATCCGTCCTCGGCTAGTGACTAGTGACAAACGTCCTTTTCCCAGAAAGCCCTTTCCTACACGTGGTAGGAAAGGGCTTTTCACGTTAGAGGGCTCAGTATATTTCAGCGGACGGCTTGACGCCGCCAGATGCGCGGAATGTCCTGCGTCCTCGCAAGGACATTCAACCACATTCCCCACATTCAAGCACATTTCCCACATTCATCATTAGCCCATTCTCCCCCATTAGCACATCAGCACATTACACCTATCTTGCCTGCCGATGAAAAAACAGCGAGTGCCGAAGCGCGTGGTGGGCCGCCGGGAGTTGGTCGACTTTCCGCAGTTTGATATTCAGGGCGTGGAGGCCAAGGTGGACACGGGCGCCTACACGGGCGCCATTCACTGCTCCAACATCCGGGTGGAGCAGCTGCCCGACGGCCGCCAGATTCTGCGCGTCCAGCTCCTCGACGACACCCACCCCAACTTCAATGGCCGACCCATGTACTTTGCCGACTTCAGCCTGCGCGACATCAAAAGCTCCAACGGCGACGTGCAAGAGCGCTACGTTATCCAAACCATTATCCGCCTTTTCAACGAAGACTACGTCACCGAATTCTCCCTGTCCGACCGCAGCGACATGAAATATCCCGTCCTCATTGGGCGGCTGCTGCTGCGCCGGGGGCGGTTTGTGGTGGACGTGGCCCGGCGCAATGTTTCGGCTAAATTTCAACACGCCACGAACCAAGCGCGGCCTTAAGCGCTTTGGGTAGTTACTTTGCAAGCTCGCTTCTGCTCTTTCCTCTCTATCCTCCAAGACACCCTTTCCGATGAAACTTGCGATTCTGTCGCGTGAGCCGAAGCTGTATTCCACGACTCGTCTGGTAGAAGCTGCCCGGCAGCGTGGCCACGACGTGGCGGTTATCGACCATATGAAGTGCAACCTGGTGCTCGAAAAAGGGGCGCCCGGCATTGTATACCTCGACAATAAACTCGAAAAATTCGACGCCATCATTCCCCGCATCGGGGCCTCGGCTACCTTCTACGGCACGGCCGTGGTGCGGCAGTTTGAGATGATGAAGGTTAAGACGGCCGTCGAAAGCCAGGCCATCATCCGCTCCCGCGACAAGCTGCGCTCCATGCAGATCCTGTCCCGGGCCGGGGTGGGCATGCCCAAAACGGCTTTTACCAACTATTCCAACGAAGTATCCGAGCTGATCGGGCTCGTGGGCGGCGCCCCGGTTATCATCAAGCTGCTCGAAGGCACCCAGGGACTGGGCGTGGTACTGGCCGAGTCCGAAAAAGCGGCCCAGTCCGTTATTGAGGCCTTTCACAACCTCAAGGCCCGCATCATCGTGCAGGAGTATATTGCCGAAAGCAAGGGCGCCGATTTGCGCGCCTTCGTCGTGAACGGCGAAGTAGTGGGCGCCATGAAGCGGCAGGGCAAGGAGGGCGAATTCCGCTCCAACCTGCACCGCGGCGGCACCGGCACGCTCGTCAAGCTCACCCGGGCCGAAAAAGCCGCCGCCCTGCTGGCCACCAAAGCCCTGGGCCTGGGCATTGCCGGCGTGGATATGCTGCAAAGCAAACGAGGCCCACTGGTGCTGGAAGTAAACTCCTCGCCGGGCCTGGAAGGCATTGAAAAAGCCACCGGCCTCAACATTGCCGGCAAAATCATCGAGTACACCGAGGAACTGGCCCAGCGCAAGGTGAAAAAGGAAGGCGCCGGCACCAAGAAGAAAGCCCCCGAGCCCATGCCCGACTCGCAGTCGGACACGCCGCAGCGGTAGGCCGGCGGGGCTGGAATCGAAGGTCATGCGTTGGACCATCGTCGAATACGTGCCCCAATACGCCGAGCCGCTGCGGCTGCTGTACCTGCGGGCCCGGCAGCGGGCCTTTACCTGGCTCGATGCGGCGCAGTTTTCCTTGGAAGACTTCGACGCCGTAACCCGGGGCGAAACCATCCTCGTGGTCCTAAACCAGGCCGAGCCCGTGGGCTTTATTGCCTGGTGGCCGCCCGACAACTTTATTCATTCGTTGTTTGTCGCGCCTGAGCAGCATGGTCAGGGCATTGGCCAAGCACTGCTGCAGGCTTGTCTGGCGCGAATGGGCCGCCCGGCGACGCTCAAGTGCTTGCAGCAAAACACCAGGGCCCTGGGTTTTTATCGGGCCCTGGGCTGGACGATTACCGCCGAGGGCGACAGTTCGGAAGG
Proteins encoded in this region:
- a CDS encoding MBL fold metallo-hydrolase; translation: MSRFSRVLGRLVASLLAILLVAGVAFANLSPEMGGKPTKAERAAYAKTGRYQDGEFRNLIPTSVSTGGSMAGMLWKFLFGKVPNSLPPAPLPTRPLDSLSITRKTPELLRATWFGHSASLVEIAGYNILLDPMLSVKMGPVSWVTPKRYNASLAITAEQLPAIEAVLISHDHYDHLDYQSIRRLKDKTRRFYVPLGVGAHLRAWGVAPDKIRELDWNDSVQLPGLTIVSTPARHFSGRGLTNRNSTSWTSWVLKSATKRVFYSGDGGYGPHFQAIGRQHGPFDLALLECGQYDAQWSQIHMTPEQSVQAGLDVRARVMLPVHWGAFSEAFHAWNDPIQRATAEAARLQLPITTPELGQPVTPGAGPLPQLPWWQRVGQ
- a CDS encoding PQQ-dependent sugar dehydrogenase; the protein is MIRRLLPLALLAPLALGFTAESPTAAADANLSKIKLPAGFTISYFAQGVKSARELAVGPDGTVYVGTKDDKVYALPDRNKDGRADEVVTVATGLNAPNGVAVRNGALYVGEINRVVRYDNIAKTLKQKPKPVVVYNQLPNKDWHGYKYIAFGPDGKLYVPVGAPCNSCEQEEAIYGTINRMNPDGTGFETIAKGVRNTVGFDWSPVDKALWFTDNGRDQLGDNLPADELNRAAAPGLHFGFPYFFAGDVPDPEFSQGRSAATYTKPARKLGPHVAALGMKFYTGKQFPAQYRNQIFIPEHGSWNRSTKIGYRISLVKLDATGKQATSYETFAEGWLQGKTSWGRPVCLLQLPDGSLLLSDDQNDAVYRISYKG
- a CDS encoding ATP-dependent zinc protease family protein, which produces MKKQRVPKRVVGRRELVDFPQFDIQGVEAKVDTGAYTGAIHCSNIRVEQLPDGRQILRVQLLDDTHPNFNGRPMYFADFSLRDIKSSNGDVQERYVIQTIIRLFNEDYVTEFSLSDRSDMKYPVLIGRLLLRRGRFVVDVARRNVSAKFQHATNQARP
- the rimK gene encoding 30S ribosomal protein S6--L-glutamate ligase, whose translation is MKLAILSREPKLYSTTRLVEAARQRGHDVAVIDHMKCNLVLEKGAPGIVYLDNKLEKFDAIIPRIGASATFYGTAVVRQFEMMKVKTAVESQAIIRSRDKLRSMQILSRAGVGMPKTAFTNYSNEVSELIGLVGGAPVIIKLLEGTQGLGVVLAESEKAAQSVIEAFHNLKARIIVQEYIAESKGADLRAFVVNGEVVGAMKRQGKEGEFRSNLHRGGTGTLVKLTRAEKAAALLATKALGLGIAGVDMLQSKRGPLVLEVNSSPGLEGIEKATGLNIAGKIIEYTEELAQRKVKKEGAGTKKKAPEPMPDSQSDTPQR
- a CDS encoding GNAT family N-acetyltransferase; the protein is MRWTIVEYVPQYAEPLRLLYLRARQRAFTWLDAAQFSLEDFDAVTRGETILVVLNQAEPVGFIAWWPPDNFIHSLFVAPEQHGQGIGQALLQACLARMGRPATLKCLQQNTRALGFYRALGWTITAEGDSSEGPYFLLTLR